The following DNA comes from Cryobacterium psychrophilum.
GGGTTCGAGGGAATTGCTGCAGTTCAGGGCGAAACCGTGCATGGTCACCCCGTTGGAGACGCGGATGCCGATGGCCGCGATCTTTTCTTCCCGGCCGGCGGGCCCGACCCAGACCCCGGAGCGACCGTCAACGCGCACTCCGGTGATTCCGAAGTCAGTGAGAACGCCGATCAGGATCTGTTCGAGCTGACGCACATAGCCGACGACATCGATCGGTTCCGCGAGCTTGAGAATCGGGTAGCCGACGAGTTGGCCGGGGCCATGCCAGGTGATTTTGCCGCCGCGATCGACATCGATGACCGGCGTATCGTCCACCGGCCGTTCTTCGGGCAACGTACGTTTGCCCGCGGTATACACGGCGGGGTGCTCAAGGAGCAGGACGGTGTCCGTCTTCTCTCCGGAAGCAACGGAACGGTGGACTGCGCGTTGGAGCTCAAGGCCCTCAACATACGGCACGGAGTTGGCGCTTAGCCCCGCGACGACAAAGTCGAGCATACGGGAAGTCTAGCCCAGCGTGTCGCTGTCCGGCGCAGCGGGGCCGTCCCTCCACAGCGTGTCGTTGCGTGTATTACGCACCCGGCGTACGGACGCGCGTGCGGAGAAGCGCCCGGCGGGGGAGTCTGGTGTTGGGACCGCAAGACGACCGAGAGAGGACCTGCTGTGATGAGAGCTCCTGGGCGCGGTGGCCGTATGATCCCTGCTCGCGCCGTGACCCGGACGCCCCTGGTACAGGCCCCGCCCGTCCCGGAGTCGGTGCGAAACACATCCGACCTCGCGGGATACCGCGTCGTTCGCCGACTCGCTTCGGGAGAACATTCCGATGTCTACCTCGGGTATTCAGCGACGCCGGGGATGGCGCCGGTGGCGCTCAAGGTATTCAGGCCGGAAGCGGATACCGAATCCATTGAACGCGAGATTCGGGTGCTCTGCTCTGCCCCGGACAACCGTTTGGTCAGACTCATCGATGTGGCGTCGCTGCCGGACGAGCGGGTCTGCTTGGTTCAAGAGCGCCTCGAAGGCCGTACCCTCGGCCGGATTCTCCTGGACCGCGGCACCATCTCGGCCGGCGAAGCCGTAACGCTTCTCGCACCGGTGATTGTTGCGGTGGCTGGCCTGCATGAGTCGGGCCTCGGACACGACGCCATTGGTCCGGCGGCGATCCTGCTGCACCCCTCAGGGCGCCCGTTGCTCGCCGGACTGAGTTCGTTGCGTGAACTGCCCGACGCTCCCACCATGCGACTTCGGGCGCTCCGTGAGGACTACTCGCGGGTCGTGAGCCTCCTCCGGGACGTGTTTGCTCATCTGGATGCCGCTGCCGCGTCCAACGGCGCGACACGCGAGGCCGCGCTGCTCGTGGACAGGTTTGAGAGCCTCATCTCGCGTACGCCCTTTCGCCCCTGCCTGCCCGAGCTCGAACGTCAGCTCTTTGAATGGGCGCCAGCGGCGCCCGTTCTGCTCGGCGCTCCCGAATTCGGGGGCACTCAAACAGTGCCGATCACGCTGAGGCGCGATCCCGAGGCCATCGGGGAATACCCCGTGACCCAGCGCACGGGGCGTCATCGTGAAAACGCGTCTGCGCGCCCGCGCGCCACGAAACGGCGTGACCACGTGACACACCGCGGTGCCCCGTCCAGTGACCGACCCGGGGAAGTCACAGTTCCTCCCGGACGAGGAACGTCCCTCGGGTTCCCGGCGGATGCACTGGCGCTCGGCCAAACGTTGAGCGGCTCGGCCTGGCAGCTGCTTGAGAGTCATCCAGGTGAGCGACTTCGGGCACGCGTGGGTTCCGCGGTTCGATTGCGGCGGCGGCCGGTGCTGGTCGCCGTGCTCGTTGGCGCGTCGGCAGTCGTGCTTGCGTTGAGCCTGCTTCCGCCTGGTGGCGAGCCCAGTCGCGGCCAGGAGCCTCTGAGCGCCGGTCTGAGCGATAGCCAGAGCGATAGCCAGAGCAACGGTCAGACCGCGGCTGCCTCTTCATCGCCGTCACTTGCCTCGGACACACCCGCGGCGCCCGGAAGCCCGGCGCCGAGGGCTGGTCCGGAGAGTGAGAACCCCGTTGCGCTTACCGGGGACGATCCGGTGCTCGCCGTATCAGGGCTCCTGGACGCCCGGGCGGAATGCTTGGCCCAGGCTTCCATTATCTGTCTCGATGCGGTCGATCAGTCTGGGTCTACCGCCTTGGCCGCGGACAGCTACGCGGTGCGTATGCGCCAGGAGGGAGGCGCGGCTGTGAGGGAACCGGACTACACGTCTCTGGCGGCTTCTCTGGTGGAGCGCACGGGAAATGTGGCTCTCGTCGCGCTTACGGCGTCAGGTTCTGATCCGACAGGGGGTGATTCGACGGGAGCGTTAAACAGCAAACCGGCCTCGGTCCTTGTAGTCAAGGGCGAGGCCGGTTGGCGGTTACGCGAGATACTTACGTACTAAGCAGTGCTAAACCCTCAAATGCCGAGGTTGCCCTCGAACGCGCCGGCTTCGAGACGGGCCTTCATCGTGGTGAGGAAGAGCGCCGCATTCGCACCGTCGATGATGCGGTGGTCGTAGGAGAGCGCGAGGTACACACTCGACCGGATTGCAATCGAGTCGAGACCGTCGTTGGTGACAACGAGCGGTTTCTTGTACACAATTCCCGTGCCGAGGATGGCGCTCTGCGGCATGAATACGACGGGCGTGTCGAAGAGGGCGCCACGAGAACCGGTGTTGGTCAACGTGAATGTTCCGCCGGACAGCTCGTCGGGCTTGAGCTTGTTGTCACGGGTGCGTGTGGCGAGGTCTGCAATCTGAGCGGCGAAGCCGGCCAGATCCAGATCCCCCGCGTTGCGCACGACGGGTGTCAACAGTCCACGTTCCGTGTCCACGGCAATGCTCATGTTTTCCTGCGCCGGGTACACGATCGTGTCGCCCTCGATCGTCGCGTTGACGATCGGCACGGCCTTGAGAGCCTCGGCTGACGCCAATGCGAAGAAGGGCAGGAAAGACAGCTTGTTGCCCGTCTTGGCATGGAAGTCAGCCTTGACACGGTCGCGAAGCATGGCGACGCGAGTCACGTCCACCTCAATCACGGTCGTGAGCTGAGCGGATGTCTGCATCGAAATGACGGCGCGCTCGGCAATGACCTTGCGAAGTCGAGACATCGGCTGCGTGGTTCCGCGTAGCGGCGAGACCTCGACAACGGGAGCGGCCGAGGCAGGAGCAACGGCAGAGGAGGCCGCGGCGATGTCCTGCTTGCGGATGCGCCCGCCGACTCCGGTGCCGCTGATCGTGGACAGGTCCACGCCAGCCTCGTTCGCGAGCTTGCGTACGATCGGGGTGACGTAGCCGCTGGTCCCGGCGTGGGAGCCACGAGCCGTGGGCGCTGCCACGGGTGGCGCCACCGCTGCGGGAGCCGCTGCCGGTGCAGCACCAGGTGCAGCTGCCGGTACCGGTGCGGGAGGTGAGACGGCAGCAGGTGCTGCTGCCGGCGCCTCGGCTGCCGGTACCGCAGCAGGCTCGGCCGCAGCAGGTTCGGCCGCAGCAGGTTCGGCCGCAGCGGGCTCGGCCGCGACGGGTTCGGCCGCGACGGGCTCGGCCGCAGCGGGCTCGGCCGCGACGGGCTCGGCCGCAGCGGGCTCGGCCGCGACGGGCTCGGCCGCGACGGGCTCGGCCGCGACGGGCTCGGCCGCGACGGGCTCGGCCGCAGCAGGCTCAGGTGCCGCTTCGGCAGCCGGTGCGGATCCGTCACCAATTCTGACGAGCGGGGTGCCCACCTCGACGGTCTCGTCTTCCTGAACCAGAATTTCTTCGATCACGCCGGCAATGGGCGACGGAATTTCCGTGTCCACTTTGTCGGTCGATACCTCGAGCAGTGGCTCGTCGACCTCCACGCGGTCGCCCACGTTCTTGAGCCAGCGGGTGACCGTTCCCTCTGTAACACTCTCACCGAGTGCTGGGAGGCTGACGGATTCGCTCATGCGCATGTCTCCTTCAAAACCATTTGATTATTCATAAGATACTGAGTTTCTGTGTAGCAGCCGGGATGCCGGCTACATGGCGTGCAGAGGCTTGCCGGCGAGAGCCAGGAAGGCCTCTCCGAGTGCCTCGTTCTGAGTGGGGTGCGCGTGCAGCAGAGGAGCAATGTCCTCGGGGTACGCTTCCCAGTTGACAATGAGCTGGCCTTCACCGATGAGTTCACCGACGCGAGCGCCGATCATGTGCACACCAACGACGGGACCGTCCTTGACCCGGACAATCTTGACCGAACCGCTGGTGCCGAGGATAGAACTCTTTCCGTTGCCACCGAGGTTGTACTCGTAGGTGGCGATATCGTCCTTGCCGAACTTCTCCGCGGCCTTGGCCTCTGAGTAGCCAACGGAGGCAATCTCCGGGTCGCAGTAGGTGACCTTGGGGATATTGATGTCTTCCACGATGATCGGGTTCAATCCGGCGATCTCTTCCGCAACGAAGATTCCGTGCTGGAAACCACGGTGCGCGAGCTGGAGGCCGGGGACGATGTCACCCACGGCGTAAACGCCGGGAATGTTGGTTGCCAGACGCTCGTCAGTGATGACGAAACCACGGTCGACGGTGACGCCGACCTCTTCGAAGCCGAGACCGGCGGTTGCAGCGCCGCGGCCCACGGCCACGAGCAGGATGTCCGCTTCAATCGTCGTGCCGTTTTCGAGGGTGACGACAACGCCCGAATCGTTCTGCGTGACGCTCTGGAAGCGCACGCCGAGGGAATGCTCGATGCCACGCTTGCGGAATGCGCGCTCCAGCTGCTTGGAGATGGATTCTTCCTCCATCGGGGCGAGGTGCGGGAGTGCCTCAATGATGGTGACGTCGGATCCGAAGGACTTCCACACGCTCGCGAATTCGACGCCGATGACGCCGCCACCGAGCACAGCGACCTTCTTGGGGACGTAGTCGAGCTCGAGGGCCTGCTCGCTCGTGATGACGCGGCCGCCGATTTCGAGACCGGGAAGCGAGCGAGAGTAAGAACCCGTCGCCAGAATGATGTTCTTGCCCACGATCATGTCATCACCGACCTGAACGGTCGTGGGGGAGACCAGACGGCCCTCACCCTGGATGAACGTGATGCCGCGAGCCTTGATGAGGCCCTGGAGTCCCTTGTACTTGCTCGCGACGATTCCTTCGCGGAACGCCGTGACGGCCGCGATGTCAATTCCGTCGAACGTGGACTTGACCCCGTACTTGGCGCCCTCACGGCTGACGTCGGCGACCTCCGCCGAGTGCAGGAGAGCCTTCGTGGGGATGCAGCCAACGTGAAGGCAGGTGCCGCCGAGCTTGTTCTTCTCGATCAGACCAACGGTGAATCCCAGCTGCACGGCACGCAGTGCTGCTGCATACCCACCGCTTCCGCCACCAAGAACAACAATGTCAAAGTTTTGTTCGGACACTCAACTACTCCCTCGCGCACGACACCCTGCAGCTGCCAGCACGCATGAGCGGGCCAGTAGGCAACAACGGCAAGCTTTTCTTGCCCCTATGACTGTACTACGGGCGCGAAAAATCCTCGGCCAGTCGAATCAAGGCTCGAACGGACACTCCGGTGGGTCCGACGCCGGTGAATCCCCAGGGGCTGCCTGAGTTCTGTGCCGGTCCGGCGATGTCCACATGGGCCCACGGAATGTTCGGCGCCACGAATTCCTTGAGGAAAACGCCGGCCAGGAGCATGCCCCCGGCGGTGCTCCCAATCTTGGCATTGGAGATGTCTGCGACGTCGGAGTTGAGCGTGGCGCGCAGTTCTGCGGGGAACGGCATCGGCCAGGCCGGCTCGCCAACGCTCTTGCTGGCGCTCAGCAGCTGGGCGACGAGGTCATTATCGCCCATTGCGGCGTAGTAGCGGTTCCCGAGGGCGACGACGGCCGCGCCGGTCAAGGTCGCCACGTCCACGATC
Coding sequences within:
- a CDS encoding 2-oxo acid dehydrogenase subunit E2, with the translated sequence MSESVSLPALGESVTEGTVTRWLKNVGDRVEVDEPLLEVSTDKVDTEIPSPIAGVIEEILVQEDETVEVGTPLVRIGDGSAPAAEAAPEPAAAEPVAAEPVAAEPVAAEPVAAEPAAAEPVAAEPAAAEPVAAEPVAAEPAAAEPAAAEPAAAEPAAVPAAEAPAAAPAAVSPPAPVPAAAPGAAPAAAPAAVAPPVAAPTARGSHAGTSGYVTPIVRKLANEAGVDLSTISGTGVGGRIRKQDIAAASSAVAPASAAPVVEVSPLRGTTQPMSRLRKVIAERAVISMQTSAQLTTVIEVDVTRVAMLRDRVKADFHAKTGNKLSFLPFFALASAEALKAVPIVNATIEGDTIVYPAQENMSIAVDTERGLLTPVVRNAGDLDLAGFAAQIADLATRTRDNKLKPDELSGGTFTLTNTGSRGALFDTPVVFMPQSAILGTGIVYKKPLVVTNDGLDSIAIRSSVYLALSYDHRIIDGANAALFLTTMKARLEAGAFEGNLGI
- the lipB gene encoding lipoyl(octanoyl) transferase LipB, with protein sequence MLDFVVAGLSANSVPYVEGLELQRAVHRSVASGEKTDTVLLLEHPAVYTAGKRTLPEERPVDDTPVIDVDRGGKITWHGPGQLVGYPILKLAEPIDVVGYVRQLEQILIGVLTDFGITGVRVDGRSGVWVGPAGREEKIAAIGIRVSNGVTMHGFALNCSNSLEPFTHIIACGIKDAGVTTMSLALGRAIEPRDVIASVTANFLQSGLQYSGLPNTVKVSA
- a CDS encoding protein kinase domain-containing protein, which produces MTRTPLVQAPPVPESVRNTSDLAGYRVVRRLASGEHSDVYLGYSATPGMAPVALKVFRPEADTESIEREIRVLCSAPDNRLVRLIDVASLPDERVCLVQERLEGRTLGRILLDRGTISAGEAVTLLAPVIVAVAGLHESGLGHDAIGPAAILLHPSGRPLLAGLSSLRELPDAPTMRLRALREDYSRVVSLLRDVFAHLDAAAASNGATREAALLVDRFESLISRTPFRPCLPELERQLFEWAPAAPVLLGAPEFGGTQTVPITLRRDPEAIGEYPVTQRTGRHRENASARPRATKRRDHVTHRGAPSSDRPGEVTVPPGRGTSLGFPADALALGQTLSGSAWQLLESHPGERLRARVGSAVRLRRRPVLVAVLVGASAVVLALSLLPPGGEPSRGQEPLSAGLSDSQSDSQSNGQTAAASSSPSLASDTPAAPGSPAPRAGPESENPVALTGDDPVLAVSGLLDARAECLAQASIICLDAVDQSGSTALAADSYAVRMRQEGGAAVREPDYTSLAASLVERTGNVALVALTASGSDPTGGDSTGALNSKPASVLVVKGEAGWRLREILTY
- the lpdA gene encoding dihydrolipoyl dehydrogenase, producing MSEQNFDIVVLGGGSGGYAAALRAVQLGFTVGLIEKNKLGGTCLHVGCIPTKALLHSAEVADVSREGAKYGVKSTFDGIDIAAVTAFREGIVASKYKGLQGLIKARGITFIQGEGRLVSPTTVQVGDDMIVGKNIILATGSYSRSLPGLEIGGRVITSEQALELDYVPKKVAVLGGGVIGVEFASVWKSFGSDVTIIEALPHLAPMEEESISKQLERAFRKRGIEHSLGVRFQSVTQNDSGVVVTLENGTTIEADILLVAVGRGAATAGLGFEEVGVTVDRGFVITDERLATNIPGVYAVGDIVPGLQLAHRGFQHGIFVAEEIAGLNPIIVEDINIPKVTYCDPEIASVGYSEAKAAEKFGKDDIATYEYNLGGNGKSSILGTSGSVKIVRVKDGPVVGVHMIGARVGELIGEGQLIVNWEAYPEDIAPLLHAHPTQNEALGEAFLALAGKPLHAM